In Streptomyces sp. NBC_00704, a genomic segment contains:
- a CDS encoding DUF6215 domain-containing protein, protein MSEEVAAPEKGPNPWAQAIAALVVVGALGGALFVLQKNDAKAADEPAVCSASDADKKADAVAKAAHRVSGTQLCDALNRANLPTLLGTPGEHAKTAYGSDGSVGTGGKQIPTPEATVQLDTYTVQLTRSYDRLPIGGMADLLSEAQPKTIAGHPAVLYSTQTIAIRFNLGGGKSESGPGGIARALVIAPDAKDRGGSYELTIWRQDRMRPDDTALLRIAQQVLPTIPGWATGG, encoded by the coding sequence ATGAGCGAAGAAGTTGCCGCGCCCGAAAAGGGCCCGAACCCGTGGGCTCAGGCGATAGCGGCGCTGGTGGTGGTCGGCGCGCTGGGGGGCGCGCTGTTCGTGCTCCAGAAGAACGACGCCAAGGCGGCGGACGAACCGGCGGTCTGCTCGGCCTCCGACGCGGACAAGAAGGCCGACGCGGTCGCCAAGGCGGCGCACCGCGTCTCCGGGACGCAGCTGTGCGACGCCCTGAACCGGGCGAACCTGCCGACGCTCCTCGGCACGCCGGGCGAGCACGCGAAGACGGCCTACGGCAGCGACGGCTCGGTCGGCACGGGCGGCAAGCAGATACCGACGCCCGAGGCGACCGTCCAACTCGACACCTACACCGTCCAGTTGACCCGGTCCTACGACCGCCTGCCGATCGGCGGGATGGCGGACCTGCTGAGCGAGGCGCAGCCGAAGACGATCGCGGGCCACCCCGCGGTGCTCTACTCGACCCAGACCATCGCCATCCGCTTCAACCTCGGCGGCGGCAAGTCCGAGTCCGGCCCCGGCGGCATCGCCCGGGCCCTCGTCATCGCCCCCGACGCCAAGGACCGCGGCGGCTCCTACGAGCTGACCATCTGGCGCCAGGACCGCATGCGCCCGGACGACACGGCACTGCTGCGCATCGCGCAACAGGTCCTCCCCACCATCCCGGGCTGGGCGACGGGCGGCTGA
- a CDS encoding M4 family metallopeptidase, with the protein MSRIRLHVRGSRLATAGIAATTATLLAAVLSPAADATDRPTRATALDNAATALADHAATLDLSAVQGTSVRDVIVDKDGAQHVRYDRTYRQLPVLGGDFVVHLGRDGAFRSADRATRAAISLASITPKVSAPKAADVAVNALRAANLGTSLKQVKAKPELVVDALHGAPRLAWRTNAVGLDSLGNPVARAVLTDARTGAQIDAWDTIETATGDGKSLYSGTVPLETTASGSTYQLKDPTRGNTYTGDAANKTDLCIFGICFSRAPATLFTDADNHWGTGAAADRSTAAVDAQYGTDATWDYYKNVHGRNGIGNDGKGSYNRVHYGNSYNNAFWDDSCFCMTYGDGDGTQMGPLVALDVAGHEMSHGVTSKTAKLTYSGESGGLNEATSDIFGSLVEFHAANSQDVGDYLIGEEIVRSGFGKDALRYMDKPSRDGKSADNWSSSVGNLDVHYSSGVANHFAYLLAEGSGAKTVNGVSYNSPTANGSTVTGIGRDKLGAIWYRALTVYMTSSTNYAGARAATLNAAKDLYGAGSTEYNTVAAAWSAVNVN; encoded by the coding sequence ATGAGTCGGATACGGCTGCACGTCCGAGGTTCCCGTCTCGCCACCGCCGGCATCGCCGCCACCACGGCCACGCTCCTGGCCGCCGTACTCTCCCCGGCCGCCGACGCGACCGACAGACCGACCAGGGCGACCGCGCTCGACAACGCGGCGACGGCCCTCGCCGACCACGCGGCGACGCTGGACCTCAGCGCCGTGCAGGGCACGTCCGTGCGGGACGTGATCGTCGACAAGGACGGCGCCCAGCACGTGCGCTACGACCGCACCTACCGTCAACTGCCGGTCCTCGGCGGCGACTTCGTCGTCCACCTCGGCCGCGACGGCGCGTTCCGCAGCGCCGACCGGGCGACGAGGGCGGCGATCTCGCTGGCGAGCATCACCCCGAAGGTGTCCGCGCCCAAGGCCGCCGACGTCGCCGTCAACGCCCTGCGCGCGGCCAACCTGGGCACATCGCTGAAGCAGGTGAAGGCCAAGCCGGAACTGGTCGTCGACGCCCTGCACGGCGCCCCGAGACTGGCCTGGCGCACGAACGCCGTCGGCCTGGACTCGCTGGGCAACCCGGTCGCCCGCGCGGTGCTCACCGACGCCCGCACCGGCGCCCAGATCGACGCCTGGGACACGATCGAGACGGCCACCGGCGACGGCAAGTCCCTGTACAGCGGCACGGTACCGCTGGAGACGACCGCCTCGGGATCGACGTACCAGCTCAAGGACCCCACACGCGGCAACACCTACACCGGCGACGCGGCCAACAAGACCGACCTGTGCATCTTCGGCATCTGCTTCAGCCGCGCCCCCGCGACCCTGTTCACCGACGCCGACAACCACTGGGGCACCGGTGCGGCCGCCGACCGCTCCACCGCAGCCGTCGACGCCCAGTACGGCACCGACGCGACCTGGGACTACTACAAGAACGTGCACGGCCGCAACGGCATCGGCAACGACGGCAAGGGCTCCTACAACCGCGTCCACTACGGCAACAGCTACAACAACGCCTTCTGGGACGACAGTTGCTTCTGCATGACCTACGGTGACGGCGACGGCACCCAGATGGGCCCGTTGGTCGCCCTGGACGTGGCCGGACACGAGATGTCCCACGGCGTGACCTCGAAGACCGCCAAGCTGACCTACTCGGGCGAGTCGGGCGGCCTCAACGAGGCGACGTCCGACATCTTCGGCTCGCTGGTCGAGTTCCACGCGGCCAACAGCCAGGACGTCGGTGACTACCTCATCGGCGAGGAGATCGTCCGCTCCGGCTTCGGCAAGGACGCCCTGCGCTACATGGACAAGCCGAGCAGGGACGGCAAGTCGGCGGACAACTGGAGCAGTTCGGTCGGCAACCTCGACGTCCACTACTCCTCCGGCGTCGCCAACCACTTCGCCTACCTCCTCGCCGAGGGCAGCGGGGCCAAGACCGTCAACGGCGTCTCCTACAACTCCCCGACGGCGAACGGCTCCACGGTCACCGGCATCGGCCGCGACAAGCTCGGCGCGATCTGGTACCGGGCCCTGACCGTCTACATGACGTCCTCGACGAACTACGCCGGGGCCAGGGCGGCCACCCTGAACGCGGCCAAGGACCTCTACGGCGCGGGCAGCACGGAGTACAACACGGTGGCGGCGGCCTGGAGTGCCGTCAACGTGAACTGA
- a CDS encoding gamma-glutamylcyclotransferase family protein: MIAPELPFFVYGTLRPGEANHDLLLRGRTLREEPARLTGALLYDGPGYPYAVEAPGAAGAAVSGELVTARPEEYARLLADLDRLEEYRPGDPRNLYERVAREVVRVDGSAPARAWVYVAAPAVAAALRARGKPIEGGDWLTRR, from the coding sequence GTGATCGCCCCCGAACTCCCCTTCTTCGTCTACGGCACGCTCCGCCCCGGCGAGGCCAACCACGACCTCCTCCTGCGCGGCCGCACCCTCCGCGAGGAACCGGCCCGGCTCACGGGCGCGCTGCTGTACGACGGACCCGGCTACCCCTACGCGGTCGAGGCGCCGGGCGCGGCGGGCGCGGCGGTCTCCGGCGAACTCGTGACGGCCCGCCCCGAGGAGTACGCCCGGCTGCTCGCCGACCTGGACCGGCTGGAGGAGTACAGGCCGGGCGACCCGCGCAACCTCTACGAACGCGTCGCGCGCGAGGTGGTCCGCGTGGACGGCTCCGCGCCCGCGCGCGCCTGGGTGTACGTCGCCGCACCCGCCGTCGCCGCCGCCCTGCGGGCCCGCGGCAAGCCCATCGAGGGCGGGGACTGGCTGACCCGGCGGTGA
- a CDS encoding class F sortase, with amino-acid sequence MRTVGNTAITAVTAVSLCCGAWLLHSGAETHAPPQPSAAQARSDGPRSSGRSAPALPPSAPDRVRVPAIHVDAPLTGLALTASGSLDVPPAEKENLAGWYEAGTTPGETGTAIIAGHVDNADGPAVFYDLGALRKGSTVEVDRRDGTTAVFTVDAVEVYRTRDFPDAKVYGAADRPELRVITCGGGYAKATGYQGNVVVFAHLTGSR; translated from the coding sequence ATGCGCACGGTCGGCAACACCGCCATAACGGCCGTCACCGCGGTCTCCCTGTGCTGCGGCGCATGGCTGCTGCACAGCGGCGCCGAGACGCACGCCCCGCCGCAGCCCTCCGCGGCCCAGGCCCGCTCCGACGGCCCGCGGTCGTCCGGCCGGTCCGCGCCGGCGCTGCCGCCCTCCGCGCCCGACCGCGTCCGCGTCCCCGCCATCCACGTGGACGCCCCCCTGACGGGCCTCGCCCTCACCGCCTCCGGCAGCCTCGACGTCCCGCCCGCCGAGAAGGAGAACCTCGCCGGCTGGTACGAGGCCGGCACCACCCCCGGCGAGACGGGCACCGCGATCATCGCCGGCCACGTCGACAACGCCGACGGCCCCGCCGTCTTCTACGACCTGGGCGCCCTGCGCAAGGGCAGCACCGTGGAGGTGGACCGGCGCGACGGAACGACCGCGGTGTTCACCGTGGACGCCGTCGAGGTCTACCGGACCCGCGACTTCCCCGACGCCAAGGTGTACGGGGCCGCGGACCGGCCCGAGTTGCGGGTGATCACCTGCGGCGGGGGCTACGCGAAGGCGACCGGCTACCAGGGCAACGTGGTCGTGTTCGCCCACCTCACCGGCAGCCGCTGA
- a CDS encoding NAD(P)/FAD-dependent oxidoreductase, translating to MTSNSRVVVLGAGLAGVRLARRLGELGVPALLVGDEEHRPYNRVLLAEVLAGRYSPDVIALPAPAGAVRAKVTGIDRDRRVLACADGSEIAYGTLVLATGSNPVLPPLRGLFTPDHVLPEGVHAFRTMDDCLGLSKAVRPGVRAVVIGGGLLGVSAARALAVRGAQVVLAQQAERLMERQLDPGASRLVRRHLTDLGVEVHTECRVRDVRCLGGAVRSVEMADGYALDADLVVLTCGVSPRAGLARDAGIAVHKGVLVDDELRTSDPHVRAVGDCAQHDGTVYGLAAPALEQADVLAASLAGDPDARYTGTRALTRLTLTGDGAPGPAGNSAFDLAAFGETEPRPGDDVVQLADATRGTYRKVVVRDDRLVGGVLVGELGTVGALARAWEGAEPLPSDGGPLLHLLTNDGGT from the coding sequence ATGACCTCGAATTCGCGTGTGGTGGTGCTCGGCGCCGGCCTCGCGGGCGTACGCCTCGCCCGCCGGCTCGGCGAACTGGGCGTGCCCGCGCTGCTCGTCGGCGACGAGGAGCACCGGCCCTACAACCGGGTCCTGCTCGCCGAGGTGCTGGCCGGCCGCTACTCCCCCGACGTCATCGCGCTGCCCGCGCCCGCCGGAGCGGTCCGCGCCAAGGTCACCGGCATCGACCGCGACCGGCGGGTCCTCGCCTGCGCGGACGGCTCGGAGATCGCCTACGGCACGCTCGTCCTCGCGACCGGCTCCAACCCGGTCCTGCCGCCCCTGCGCGGCCTGTTCACCCCCGACCACGTCCTGCCGGAGGGCGTCCACGCCTTCCGCACCATGGACGACTGCCTCGGACTGTCGAAGGCGGTGCGGCCGGGCGTACGGGCCGTCGTCATCGGCGGCGGGCTCCTCGGCGTCTCCGCGGCCCGCGCGCTCGCGGTCCGCGGCGCCCAGGTCGTCCTCGCCCAGCAGGCCGAACGCCTCATGGAACGCCAGCTCGACCCCGGCGCCTCCCGGCTGGTGCGGCGGCATCTCACGGACCTCGGCGTCGAGGTGCACACCGAGTGCCGGGTGCGCGACGTGCGCTGCCTCGGCGGCGCCGTCCGGTCGGTCGAGATGGCCGACGGCTACGCCCTCGACGCCGACCTGGTGGTGCTGACCTGCGGGGTCTCCCCGCGCGCCGGACTCGCCAGGGACGCCGGGATCGCCGTCCACAAGGGCGTCCTCGTCGACGACGAACTGCGCACGTCCGACCCGCACGTCCGGGCGGTCGGCGACTGCGCGCAGCACGACGGGACCGTGTACGGTCTCGCCGCCCCCGCGCTGGAACAGGCCGACGTGCTCGCCGCGTCCCTGGCCGGCGACCCGGACGCCCGCTACACCGGCACCCGCGCCCTCACCCGGCTCACCCTGACCGGGGACGGCGCCCCGGGCCCCGCCGGGAACAGCGCCTTCGACCTCGCCGCGTTCGGCGAGACCGAGCCCCGCCCCGGCGACGACGTCGTGCAGCTCGCCGACGCCACCCGCGGCACCTACCGCAAGGTCGTCGTCCGCGACGACCGCCTGGTCGGCGGGGTCCTCGTCGGCGAACTCGGCACCGTCGGCGCGCTGGCGCGCGCCTGGGAGGGAGCAGAGCCGCTCCCCTCCGACGGCGGCCCCCTGCTCCACCTGCTCACCAACGACGGAGGCACCTGA
- the nirB gene encoding nitrite reductase large subunit NirB: MTATEGATPTIVLVGHGMVGQRFLEAIAERGLTATHRVVVLCEEPRPAYDRVALTSYFSGRTAEDLSMTDMAFIETHGIELYVGDPAETVDREARKVVARSGRVFAYDTLVLATGSFPFVPPVPNKDAEGCFVYRTIDDLLAIEKYAETATTGAVVGGGLLGLEAAGALKGLGLTSHIVEFAPRLMPVQVDAGGGAALLRTIEDMGLTVHTGVGTQEIVVDDSGAVTGMRLSDGSELATDLVVFSAGVRPRDQLARDCGLTVGERGGITVDEQCRTVTDPHVFAIGECALAADGRVYGLVAPGYEQAETAAAAIADDESEQLSFTGADLSTKLKLLGVDVASFGDAHGTAEECLDVVYSDSRAGLYKKLVIGRDGTLLGGILVGDADAYGTLRAFTGSVPPVAPESLVLPAGAGDSVQLGPSALPDEAIVCSCHNVSKGTIRGAVTEHSCTTVPEVKKCTKAGTGCGSCVKVLGQLVTAELEASGVQVDKGLCGCFSQTREELYEIVLALRINTYQDLLDRYGRDGARGGDGCDVCKPAIGSIIASLAPSIGASGYVLDGEQAALQETNDHFLANLQRNGSYSVVPRIPGGEITPEGLIVIGEIARDFGLYTKITGGQRIDMFGARVEQLPLIWTRLVDAGFESGHAYGKSLRTVKSCVGQTWCRYGVQDSVRMAIDLELRYRGLRSPHKLKSAVSGCARECAEAQSKDFGVIATSNGWNLYVGGNGGATPRHADLLAQDLSDAELVRLIDRFLMFYIRTADRLERTSTWLERIPGGLDHVRDVVVEDSLGICEELESLMTAHVAHYADEWATTINDPEKLARFVSFVNAPDTPDPVVGFVPEREQIKPDLPLLTIGHRPLEGSAQR, from the coding sequence ATGACCGCCACTGAGGGGGCCACCCCCACGATCGTGCTCGTCGGCCACGGCATGGTCGGCCAGCGCTTCCTCGAAGCGATCGCCGAGCGCGGCCTGACCGCCACCCACCGCGTGGTCGTGCTGTGCGAGGAACCACGGCCGGCATACGACCGCGTGGCGCTGACCTCGTACTTCTCGGGCAGGACGGCCGAAGATCTGTCGATGACCGACATGGCGTTCATCGAGACGCACGGCATCGAGCTGTACGTCGGCGACCCGGCCGAGACCGTCGACCGCGAGGCGCGCAAGGTCGTCGCCCGCTCCGGGCGGGTCTTCGCGTACGACACGCTCGTCCTCGCCACCGGCTCGTTCCCCTTCGTCCCGCCCGTCCCGAACAAGGACGCCGAGGGCTGCTTCGTCTACCGCACCATCGACGACCTGCTGGCCATCGAGAAGTACGCCGAGACCGCGACGACCGGCGCCGTGGTAGGCGGCGGACTGCTCGGCCTGGAGGCCGCGGGCGCCCTCAAGGGCCTCGGACTCACCTCCCACATCGTGGAGTTCGCGCCCCGCCTCATGCCCGTCCAGGTCGACGCGGGCGGCGGCGCGGCCCTGCTGCGCACCATCGAGGACATGGGCCTCACCGTCCACACGGGCGTGGGCACCCAGGAGATCGTGGTCGACGACTCCGGCGCGGTCACCGGCATGCGGCTCTCCGACGGCTCCGAACTCGCCACCGACCTCGTCGTGTTCAGCGCCGGCGTCCGCCCCCGCGACCAGCTCGCCCGCGACTGCGGCCTGACCGTGGGCGAACGCGGCGGCATCACCGTCGACGAGCAGTGCCGCACCGTCACCGACCCGCACGTCTTCGCCATCGGCGAGTGCGCCCTGGCCGCCGACGGCCGCGTCTACGGCCTCGTCGCCCCCGGCTACGAGCAGGCCGAGACGGCCGCCGCGGCCATCGCCGACGACGAGTCGGAGCAGCTGTCCTTCACCGGCGCCGACCTCTCCACCAAGCTCAAGCTGCTCGGCGTGGACGTCGCCTCCTTCGGCGACGCGCACGGCACCGCCGAGGAGTGCCTGGACGTCGTCTACTCCGACTCCCGCGCCGGCCTGTACAAGAAGCTGGTCATCGGCCGCGACGGCACCCTGCTCGGCGGCATCCTGGTCGGCGACGCCGACGCCTACGGCACACTGCGCGCCTTCACCGGATCCGTGCCGCCCGTCGCCCCCGAATCGCTCGTCCTGCCGGCCGGCGCGGGAGACTCCGTGCAGCTCGGCCCGTCCGCGCTGCCCGACGAGGCGATCGTCTGCTCCTGCCACAACGTGTCCAAGGGCACGATCCGCGGCGCCGTCACCGAGCACTCCTGCACGACCGTGCCCGAGGTGAAGAAGTGCACCAAGGCCGGTACCGGCTGCGGCAGTTGCGTCAAGGTCCTCGGCCAGCTGGTGACCGCCGAGCTGGAGGCGAGCGGCGTCCAGGTCGACAAGGGCCTGTGCGGCTGCTTCTCGCAGACCCGCGAGGAGCTGTACGAGATCGTCCTCGCCCTGCGCATCAACACCTACCAGGACCTGCTGGACCGCTACGGCCGCGACGGCGCCCGCGGCGGCGACGGCTGCGACGTCTGCAAGCCCGCGATCGGCTCGATCATCGCGTCCCTCGCCCCGAGCATCGGCGCGAGCGGCTACGTCCTGGACGGCGAGCAGGCCGCGTTGCAGGAGACCAACGACCACTTCCTCGCCAACCTCCAGAGGAACGGCTCCTACTCGGTCGTCCCGCGCATCCCCGGCGGCGAGATCACCCCCGAGGGACTGATCGTGATCGGCGAGATCGCCCGCGACTTCGGTCTCTACACGAAGATCACCGGCGGCCAGCGCATCGACATGTTCGGCGCACGCGTCGAGCAACTCCCCTTGATCTGGACCCGCTTGGTGGACGCCGGCTTCGAGTCCGGCCACGCCTACGGCAAGTCGCTGCGCACGGTGAAGTCCTGCGTCGGCCAGACCTGGTGCCGCTACGGCGTCCAGGACTCCGTCCGCATGGCCATCGACCTGGAGCTGCGCTACCGCGGCCTGCGCTCCCCGCACAAGCTCAAGTCCGCCGTCTCCGGCTGCGCCCGCGAGTGCGCCGAGGCCCAGTCGAAGGACTTCGGCGTCATCGCCACCTCCAACGGCTGGAACCTCTACGTCGGCGGCAACGGCGGCGCCACCCCGCGCCACGCCGACCTCCTCGCCCAGGACCTGTCCGACGCCGAACTCGTCCGCCTCATCGACCGGTTCCTCATGTTCTACATCCGCACCGCCGACCGGCTGGAGCGCACCTCGACCTGGCTGGAGCGCATCCCCGGCGGCCTCGACCACGTGCGGGACGTCGTGGTGGAGGACTCCCTCGGCATCTGCGAGGAGCTGGAGTCCCTGATGACCGCGCACGTCGCGCACTACGCCGACGAATGGGCGACCACCATCAACGACCCCGAGAAGCTGGCCCGGTTCGTGTCCTTCGTCAACGCCCCGGACACCCCCGACCCCGTCGTCGGCTTCGTCCCCGAACGCGAGCAGATCAAGCCCGACCTGCCGCTGCTGACCATCGGCCACCGTCCCCTGGAAGGGAGCGCCCAGCGATGA
- the nirD gene encoding nitrite reductase small subunit NirD yields the protein MTLAPETTDLKVQLRLEEGGPDWFTVCDLSRLVPGRGVAALLPDGRQVALFRDRSGTLYAVDNRDPFTGAAVLSRGLTGAHQGRPFVASPLLKQRFDLVSGECLDDDTVRVAVYEVRTAARTPALSA from the coding sequence ATGACCCTGGCACCCGAGACCACCGACCTGAAGGTCCAGCTCCGGCTGGAGGAGGGCGGACCGGACTGGTTCACGGTCTGCGACCTGAGCCGGCTCGTCCCCGGCCGCGGCGTGGCCGCCCTGCTGCCCGACGGCCGCCAGGTCGCCCTCTTCCGCGACCGCTCCGGCACCCTGTACGCCGTCGACAACCGCGACCCGTTCACCGGCGCGGCGGTCCTCTCCCGAGGCCTGACCGGCGCCCACCAGGGCCGCCCGTTCGTCGCCTCGCCGCTCCTCAAGCAGCGGTTCGACCTGGTGAGCGGGGAGTGCCTGGACGACGACACGGTGCGCGTCGCCGTCTACGAGGTGCGCACCGCGGCCCGCACCCCCGCCCTCAGCGCGTGA
- a CDS encoding oxidoreductase, whose translation MAGWSVRDIPGLGGRVAVVTGANSGLGYVTSRELARRGARVVLACRSEARGSEAVARLREDVPGAEVEFGRLDLGDLSSVREFASALPCERLDLLVNNAGVMAMPYGSTADGFETQFGVNHLGHFALTGLLLPALLEAAKGPAGARVVTVSSMAHLLGNIDPGDLNSKRGYRRWVAYGRSKTANLLFTHELARRLEAAGAGVVAAAAHPGYAATNLQTAGPLAEGRRGAERLMTLVNRVVAQPAEAGALPTLYAATAPGVRPDSFTGPSVAMWRGAPAPSWRAPWTLDDRAGRRLWTASERLTGVSYDALTR comes from the coding sequence ATGGCTGGGTGGAGTGTGCGGGACATTCCTGGGCTGGGCGGGCGTGTCGCCGTCGTCACCGGGGCCAACAGCGGGCTCGGGTACGTCACTTCGCGGGAGTTGGCCCGTAGGGGGGCGCGGGTCGTGCTTGCCTGTCGCAGTGAGGCCCGGGGGTCGGAGGCCGTGGCGCGGTTGCGGGAGGACGTGCCCGGCGCGGAGGTGGAGTTCGGGCGGCTGGACCTCGGGGATCTCTCCTCGGTGCGGGAGTTCGCGAGCGCGCTGCCGTGCGAGCGGCTCGACCTCCTCGTCAACAACGCCGGGGTGATGGCCATGCCGTACGGTTCCACCGCCGACGGGTTCGAGACGCAGTTCGGGGTGAACCACCTCGGGCACTTCGCCCTCACCGGACTGCTGCTGCCGGCGCTGCTCGAAGCCGCGAAGGGCCCGGCGGGGGCGCGTGTGGTGACCGTCTCCAGCATGGCCCACCTGCTCGGCAACATCGATCCGGGCGATCTCAACTCCAAGCGGGGATACCGGCGTTGGGTGGCCTACGGCCGCTCCAAGACGGCCAACCTGCTCTTCACGCACGAACTGGCGCGCAGGCTCGAGGCGGCCGGGGCGGGGGTCGTCGCGGCCGCCGCGCACCCGGGGTACGCGGCGACGAACCTCCAGACGGCCGGGCCGCTCGCGGAGGGGCGTCGGGGCGCCGAGCGGCTGATGACGCTCGTCAACCGGGTCGTCGCCCAGCCCGCCGAGGCCGGGGCGCTGCCCACGCTCTACGCGGCGACCGCGCCCGGTGTCCGCCCGGACTCGTTCACCGGGCCGTCGGTAGCGATGTGGCGCGGGGCGCCCGCACCGTCGTGGCGGGCGCCCTGGACCCTCGACGACCGGGCCGGGCGGCGGCTGTGGACCGCCTCCGAGCGGCTGACCGGCGTGTCCTACGACGCCCTCACGCGCTGA
- a CDS encoding FtsX-like permease family protein — translation MNELLLGLRLLLGSGRGNRARFLLMATGSAIGVCCLAVILAIPGILAAQDARKAAREPDCSNGLGICASQSGSGLALTRVDPYGLEPLTRIFVATGVTPISAPPGLRALPGAGEMIVSPRLHDLLRADSGLAHLLPGHEAGVIGPEGLAHPDELYAYVGASREVLKGGGHLSEFGKKETRFPTVEPSTLDILRFTLAGVVLLPLAVFLSVCARLSAASRMRRLAALRLLGLSRKGVQRVNAAETVAAALLGAVLGLGGYWVVNQLVSRTGLPGFKWYPEDGSLSFRTFLICLVGCPALAWFVGRASARKAAANPLAVRRSAVEKPPRLWGLLPLLPGVGIVFGYCVAGATGHVPTDTSFSAILMPLAVVLVGAGLVLSLPILSRLLARRVARAASSLSLGLAMRRNEVEPGGALRVATGLVLLVYAASLTQGVLIELDQVSKNTAPVQLYSMALDGMTRETEEAVTKVPGVQGHAVLADSWTDPEREEVPKSINAVIATCEQLRRMASTVKNCVDGRPARLMISGFTYDEFSEPGKSYPFRLRNPEGKSRFVDVRVPAATIQYRDDTPAQIPRSGTVLLPPSVFPAGFRPEGRATLALVGSSAPDAVRAVLEGIAGVDPTIEVETDSLDATALQQITVIKTLLVVGMILGLIIGLAAYLVAATDRAVERRPQVTALSLLGARSRTLRTVQVAQVVLPLAMGLVLAVVTGKMAESSYLVTGGGAVFWDGDGVPLLLGSAFGVVVVAALGSLPLVGRRIDPELIRRD, via the coding sequence GTGAACGAACTCCTCCTGGGGCTAAGGCTCCTGCTCGGCAGCGGTCGAGGAAATCGTGCACGATTTCTCCTCATGGCAACGGGCAGTGCCATCGGAGTGTGTTGCCTCGCGGTGATCCTTGCGATTCCCGGCATTTTGGCCGCGCAAGACGCTCGTAAAGCGGCTCGTGAACCGGACTGTTCAAATGGGTTGGGTATCTGTGCGTCACAGTCTGGGAGCGGTCTGGCCCTGACAAGGGTGGATCCATATGGGCTGGAACCTCTCACTCGAATCTTCGTGGCGACAGGAGTCACGCCGATTTCCGCACCGCCGGGCCTGCGTGCGCTTCCTGGCGCTGGCGAAATGATTGTTTCCCCCAGGCTGCACGACCTCCTCCGTGCGGATTCAGGCCTGGCCCATCTCCTCCCGGGCCACGAGGCAGGTGTGATCGGCCCCGAGGGGCTAGCTCATCCCGATGAGCTGTATGCGTACGTGGGTGCCAGTCGAGAAGTGCTCAAGGGAGGTGGCCATCTGTCAGAGTTTGGAAAAAAGGAAACCCGCTTCCCCACAGTGGAACCGTCAACCCTCGACATCCTCCGCTTCACGCTCGCAGGTGTCGTCTTGCTTCCCTTGGCCGTGTTTCTCTCCGTTTGCGCTCGGCTGTCCGCCGCTTCGCGGATGAGGCGACTGGCCGCACTGCGCCTGCTCGGTTTGAGTCGCAAAGGCGTACAGCGGGTCAACGCTGCTGAGACAGTTGCTGCCGCCTTACTGGGCGCGGTTCTTGGACTCGGTGGCTACTGGGTCGTCAACCAGCTGGTTTCACGGACAGGGTTGCCGGGATTCAAGTGGTACCCGGAAGACGGTTCGCTCTCCTTCAGGACCTTCCTCATCTGCCTGGTCGGTTGTCCGGCGCTCGCTTGGTTCGTGGGCAGGGCCAGCGCAAGGAAGGCGGCCGCCAACCCTCTGGCGGTGCGGCGCAGCGCGGTGGAGAAGCCGCCCCGCCTCTGGGGTCTGCTGCCCCTTCTCCCAGGGGTGGGCATCGTCTTCGGGTACTGCGTCGCTGGGGCGACCGGGCACGTTCCCACGGACACCTCGTTCTCGGCGATTCTGATGCCGCTCGCTGTCGTGCTGGTGGGCGCAGGCCTGGTGCTTTCCCTGCCGATCCTCTCGCGCCTACTGGCCCGCAGGGTTGCGCGAGCCGCGAGTTCGCTGTCCTTGGGCCTGGCAATGCGCCGCAACGAGGTCGAACCCGGTGGGGCTCTTCGCGTCGCGACCGGGCTGGTTCTGCTGGTCTACGCTGCCTCGCTCACGCAGGGCGTGCTCATCGAGTTGGACCAGGTGTCGAAGAACACCGCGCCCGTTCAGCTGTACTCGATGGCCCTCGATGGCATGACTCGCGAGACGGAAGAAGCCGTCACGAAGGTTCCCGGAGTCCAAGGGCATGCCGTTCTCGCAGATTCGTGGACCGATCCGGAGCGTGAAGAGGTGCCGAAGAGCATCAACGCAGTGATCGCGACCTGCGAGCAGTTGCGCCGGATGGCGTCGACGGTGAAGAACTGCGTGGATGGACGTCCCGCGCGGCTGATGATCTCGGGTTTCACCTATGACGAATTCAGCGAACCGGGGAAGAGCTACCCATTTCGTCTGCGGAATCCGGAAGGAAAGAGCCGGTTCGTCGATGTCCGGGTGCCGGCTGCCACCATCCAGTATCGCGACGACACGCCGGCGCAGATTCCCCGCAGTGGAACGGTGCTGCTTCCGCCCTCCGTCTTCCCGGCCGGGTTCCGCCCGGAGGGAAGGGCCACTCTCGCCCTTGTCGGCAGCTCGGCTCCCGATGCCGTGCGCGCCGTGCTGGAAGGCATCGCGGGAGTCGATCCCACGATCGAGGTCGAGACGGACAGTCTGGACGCCACAGCGCTCCAGCAGATCACCGTCATCAAGACCCTCCTCGTCGTGGGCATGATCCTCGGGCTGATCATCGGCTTGGCCGCCTACCTCGTTGCTGCGACCGACCGTGCGGTGGAACGGCGTCCGCAGGTCACGGCCCTCTCCTTGCTGGGGGCCAGGTCGCGGACGCTGCGGACCGTGCAAGTCGCCCAAGTGGTGTTGCCGTTGGCCATGGGCCTTGTACTCGCCGTGGTGACAGGGAAGATGGCCGAGTCCAGCTACCTCGTAACCGGAGGCGGAGCGGTCTTTTGGGACGGGGATGGTGTGCCCCTGTTGTTGGGGAGTGCTTTTGGGGTGGTCGTCGTGGCTGCTCTGGGGTCTCTGCCGTTGGTCGGGCGGCGGATCGATCCCGAGTTGATCCGTCGGGACTGA